GTGAGGATCCCTCTCAGAGATTAGTCTCCACTCGGAGACAGCGCTCCTGCAGCGCCAGGGCGGAGCTGACTGAGCTCCAGATGTCCGGGCGCACACAGCTGTAGGGTCACGTGGCAGCGGCCCCGGCCCCCCTTCCTGCCAACGTTGCATTTGGCCCAGGCCCCGTCCATGGCCGCCCTTGGGACCCTGCGCTGAGCCCCGGAGGCCCCGGCATCCGGGGCCACGCCGCTCCCAAGGGCCGAACGTGTATCAGGATCCCAAGGACCGCCGTGGTGGGTAGGGATGGGTAGAAGGGATTCGGCCTCAGCGCGGGAAGGGGGTGGGGCCGAGGCTCCGCGTCTCCCTGTTCTGGCTCTGGGGCACCGTGCTAGGCCGGAGCTGAGAGGGTGGGAGTCGGCTACTAGGAGAAACTTCTTGCCCTTTCAGGGTGCCCATCCCGGTGGGGGGTCAGGGCCCAAAGTAGGAGGACAACGGAGGGGGATGAACGGCCGGCAGCCGGAGACCCCAGGCGTGTGGCCTCCCGCGCCCTACCCCCGGGGAGGGCGGGGCCGGAGCCCCTGCCGGCTGCTGGCTTCCTTGTCTTGAGCCCCTGACTGAGTCTCTCCGCAGGGGCCGCGGGCGCCTGCCAGGCGGACATGAGGCGGAGGCTGCGCCTACGCGGAGAAGCGTCGCTCACGCTGCTCCTCGGCGCCGCCCTCGGCCTCCTGCTTTATGCGCAGCGCGATGGCGCGGCCCCGACGACGAGCGCGCCGGGAGCTCAAGGGAGGGCGGCGCCGGGGCCCACCCCGGGGCTCCGTGTATTTCAGGCGCCGGACGCAGGCGCAGCCCCGCCGGCCTACGAAGAGGATACGCCGGAGCCGCCCACGCCCACGGGACCCTTTGACTTCGGCCGCTATCTGCGAGCCAAGGACCAGCGGCGCTTCCCTCTCCTCATTAACCAGCCGCACAAGTGCCGAGGAAATGGCGCACCCCCCGGCGGACCCGACCTGCTCATCGCCGTCAAGTCGGTGGCTGCGGACTTCGAGCGGCGCCAAGCCGTGCGCCAGACGTGGGGTGCTGAGGGTCGCGTGCAGGGGGCGCTAGTGCGCCGGGTGTTTTTGCTGGGCGTGCCCCGGGGCGCGGGCACAGACGGGGCAGACGCGGAGGGGGCGGGCACTCGAACGCACTGGAGCGCCCTGCTGCGTGCTGAGAGCCGTGCGTACGCGGACATCCTGCTCTGGGCCTTCGACGACACTTTCTTCAACCTAACGCTCAAGGAGATCCATTTTCTGGCCTGGGCCTCCGCCTACTGCCCCGACGTGCGCTTCGTTTTTAAGGGCGACGCCGACGTGTTTGTGCACGTGGGAAACCTGCTGGAGTTCCTGGCGCCAAGGGACCCGGAGCAGGACCTGCTTGCAGGTGACGTGATAGTGCAGGCGCGGCCAATCCGCGTGCGGGCCAGCAAGTACTACATCCCTGAGGCTGTGTACGGCCTGCCCGCCTACCCGGCCTACGCAGGCGGCGGCGGCTTCGTGCTCTCGGGGGCCACGCTGCGCCGCCTGGCCGGTGCCTGCTCGCAGGTTGAGCTTTTCCCCATTGACGACGTCTTTTTGGGCATGTGTCTACAGCGCCTGCGTCTCACGCCTGAGCCTCACCCTGCTTTCCGCACCTTTGGCATCCCTCGACCTTCAGCCGCTCCGCACCTCCGCACCTTCGACCCCTGCTTTTACCGCGAGCtggttgtagtgcacgggctctCGGCTGCTGACATATGGCTTATGTGGCACTTGCTGCACCGGCCGCACGGGCCAGCCTGTGCGCGTCCATGGCCTGTTGCTGCGGGTCCCTTCCAGTGGGGCCCCTAGCCACCTGTCACAGCTCCAAGCCCCCCTCATTCAGACCCAGGATGTAAGTGGGAGGTAGCTTGAAGAGTAGGTTTCCCAGGCGGATTAGTGCTGTGTATGTCGTTCTTCCCCAGAAAGGGGCATCCAGGTGTCTGCCTCCAGAAGGTCCCGGGGAGTGAAGATTGAGCTTGGTTCCTGCTGACCCACCCTACTGGGAGGTGATCTGGAGCAAATCTAATGGGGGCCCTTTGAGACAGCCAGGGCTGAGGTGGTGGTGAACCAGGCTCTTTGCCAAGCAGGTGAACGTGCTTGGTCCTCCTAGTAGGGAcgtgggtgggggtgggcgtgGCAGAGGCTCATGGAATCTGACCATACTTCTTAGTTTGGAACCCCTAGAGTGATGCCAACAAATGCAGATCTTTCTCAAGGTTGGACCCCACAGGGATGGGTAGGGGCCTAGCCTCAGTCCTCACGGAACCGGCAGATTCTGCCACAACTCAATCTGAAAGTAGGTGTTTTGCTTCCTATTTGCCCCTTCAAACTGCATTCTTAGCCACGTCTAGGTCTTTAGATCTGCTTTCCTGGGGCCAACGCCTCCTGAGCCCTGGACTAGCTGGAACATTAGGGATGGAGGCACACAGGGACTGAGCACATTGTCCTACCTAGTCTTCCCCCACGTCCAGCTACCCACCTACACCCACACAACTGTGCCATTCTCccactggagcctgtgctgcccCCTTCAGAGGAGCCAAGGAGCCTTTTTCTAAGATAACTCCTCCAGCTGTAAATTTCCCCATATTCTTCAACCACCCCCTTTCTCAAAAAAATCAATGCCTCCACGCTCATTTTAGTATAAACATCCCAGCAACAGCACATGGGGAGCTGTCGCGGAGGGCATAGGTCTTTATTGGAGGAGGGGTATGGGCAGGGCATGAGGAAGGTTCCCCCATGCTAGGAGGATGGGAACAGTCCTGGCTGCCCCACAGTGGGATGCGTGAGGGTCTCTGGCCAGGCCACAGTCCACATGGGAAGACACCAATCAGTAACAAAGTCATGGGAACGCCACACAAGCCTGGCTGTAGGCCCAGGCACCACACAGGCGCCCGGGGCAGGTCCCCTGCACATTCATTGTTAAACTATACAGGATGAGGCTGTACATGAGTTAATTACAAAAGAGTCATATttacaaaaatctgtacacacaTTTGAAAAACTCACAAAATTGTCATCTATGTATCACAAGTCGCTagaccaaaatattaaaaatgggataaaattatacatttctcttctcaattcttttcaaaaggattaatatttttaaagcacatatGCTACTTTCCTTAGCAAGTCCCACGAAGAGACTGAGCAGCCCAGCCCTCCATGATCCCCAGAGGCCTTGAGCCGTGAATGGGCCCGGCCAGGGGACACTGCCCAGAGCTGAGGGAGGGGAGCCAAGCCCACAGTGCAGAACAGAatgctgaaacacaaaaaaaaggaggaagatgtcTTTGGCTAAAACTTTGGCATTAAAACAAAGAGGCAAACAGGATGGAAACATGCAGCGCTGCCAGCCAGGTTGCGGCAGAGTAGGGGAACAGGCGGCCTTGAAGGCTGGCTCCAAGAGGGGTGGGAACCAGGCCTGGGCACGTACCTTGATGGTAGAAAGTTGTGTTTCAACCAGTTGGGTGTGCCTACTGGGCCTGGCAGGGAGCACATGCAAGAAAGAAACAGGGAAGGGCAAGTGAGCCACCTTGGCCACAGCCAGCTCATCAAGTAACTAAAGTGGATGTAGTGCAAAAGTTGCAACCAAGTACTACGGACATGCTACCTGCTTGCCTTGAGGGTCATGTGGCAATGCTGGGCCAAAGGCAGGACCCTGTCCTTGTCTGGGTGCCTGTGTCCTCAGCCAGAGAAAGAGCCCCAAGTTTTCCCAATGTATGGGGGACAGGGGAGACAGAACCCTGTCTCCCTACATGTTAGTCGAGAGCTCCTGGGTCCAGGTATCAAGGCTCAGAGTTTGTGCTTCTCTTTGCAGTCTGTGTCCCCTGTTGGCACCAGCAGGCTGAGATCGCACAGAAGAATATCTGGGCCTCTCACCCCATGGCAGAGCACCCAGCCTGAGCCCCACCTCAAAATATCACAACAGCCCTTCCACACTGGCAAGGTGTCCAAGAAAACCCACAGGGTGGCCTGCTGAACAGGATGCGATACACAGTTCCATGGGGCAGAGGGGCATGGGTGGTGATGTTCCTAGGGGAGTTCCGCGGTTCTCAGGTGGGCACCAGGCCTGGGGGGGCCATAAAGGGTCACTGAGGCAATGTGGTTGTTCTGCATGACCTGTTATGAGAAGATGACAGCGAGTCAAGGGGGAGGAGTTGAAGGAATGTAAGCAGAGCAGGCAATCAAACCCACAAAAACCACCAGTGGCATCAGTCCTGGGCTGTGACTgaagagaagggacttgaggcaGCTCCTGTGCACAGGGGCTGGAGGTTGTGTGTGCAACCCACCTGCACATGGGGCTGGACTGACCCCTCAACACCCCCCAACTCATGCTAAGGGGGTCATCTCTGCTCCTGTGTCTGCCTGTTTCTCTGGGATATATAAACTTGACCACACCCATTTGTCCGGTCCTTCTGGAACTGCTAGAGGTCTGCTGAAGGTATGAcatccagatgggaaaacaggggCAGCCCATTCTTCTCCCAAGCCAGTGGGGCCTCTATAGCCACTCACCCCATAGCATGTTCATTCACATGGCATTTAAAGGCCCCCAACACCCCCGGACTGAGCCCCACTTGCCCTGTGGTTCCCCTTCCTATTGTACtcacattttcaaatataaatgtgGGATCCCAATTTCCTCTCATCTTGTTTGATTAACCTGCTCAGCAGGGCCCTTAGGCcctccccaatctctctctcaaTCACTTGCCTGTCCTCACCATGACCACCGGCCACTCAACCCCCAGGGCTTACCTCAAAGATCATCCGCTGAAGACCAAAGCAGAATGTGGAGCCAAATGGGTTGGTGTTGTTTGGGGAGGAGGACCTGAGGCCAGGGAAGCCACAGTTAGAGGGGCAGACAGAGGCCAAGGCCAGGCAGGGCATCCGGTTCCTTTTGGGATGGGGGCTATTAGCCAGTGGTCCCTCGTGGCTGTGAGTGTTTCCCACACAGGCCCTTGAGGTCCTAGTCATAGTGATGGGCCTCATTCAAGCACCAAATCCTACATAGTCCAGCTGGCACAGAAAGTTAACATGCAATTGGACTGGAGTGGTGCAGAGTCAGGAGGGAGAGGGAGCCTCAGGCAGGATGCAACCAGGTATTGGGCTGTTAACTAAAGCAGGTAGCAGCTTTGATAGGGAAAAGGGAGCCCAGGACAGCTAGTCAAAACTGCCTCCCTTTCTGAATAACTAGAGGCGAAAAGGTCCCCATACCTGGAGGTAGGTGGGAGAAGGGGGAGCTATCCCAAGGGGCAGCCTCTCTGGTGCGAGTAAACATGCAGAACAGCTGGCCTAGTCCTAGCACGCAGGGTTGCGGCAGGAAGCATGTCTATGGCAACACCAgaaatttctgtcatttctgtCATTAAGCCATACCCACTGCTAGGGCTCCCTGGACCTTCTGGGCTGTGAGGAGCCAGATGGGGTGATCAGAGACAGCAGCCTCCCACTCACCTGTGCAGGACAACAGGCTTCTCCACAGGGTGGCCCAGGAGCTCCTGGATGTTGTCCCACTGCAAGAGGGATGGGGGTGACACGGGATTAGCAGGGACCTGACCCCACCCGTGACAAATGGCTGGCCCAAAGGACATGGGAACCCAGACTGCTGGCAGGCTGATGCCTACCTCATTTTCAGACTGCATCAGGTGGGAAAATAGGAGCTTACCTTGCTGTAGGTCGTGCATGTTTCTGTCTGACCATCTGTGTTTTCTGAAAAGAGAACACAGGGTGGTTGGTTGCTGGCCTAGCCCGGATTCAGTTCCACACCTGCTCAGGTAGATGTCTCAGCCCACCTGTGACCCCAGCCCTAGCCACCCTATGCACTGGGATTGAAGTTTGGAAAGCAGCAATCCCATGGTCACAGGATAAGACCTTGAGGGCCTCCAGGAGACTACAGACCAAGAACACTGTGGCCCCCAGAACACAGAGCCCAACCCAGAGGAGCTGAGGCTATGGGCAGAAGCAGGTGGGCAAAGACGCCACAAACCCAACCACTGCCACCCTCTCTGCTTGGATCATCACCTCTTCTCGGATCATCATCTCTTCTCATCATGAGAGACTGATTCTAAAACCCTTTCCTTACCCTGAGGACACTGACTACTCACCTCTCTTTATGGTTAGTGGGATCTTGAACTCACAGCGGTGATAACTAGAGAGAAGGCAGATGGGTAAAGGTTGAACCCCTTGGGAGGCCTTGACCACCCCCACATCTCAACTCTGCACCCCAGGAAAAACAGGATCAAGCACACTTGCCCAAAGCCCTGGCTCTGGGCCTGACACAGTGTTCCCTGGAAGAGGCCAGATTTGGGCACTGGAGTCAAACCAAAAAGGGCACAGCTTGGGGGCTCTGAAGACCCTATCACCTCAGATAAGAGGCCAAGCTTTCTGAATCTATTTCCCTATTTGTTAAATGGGTATAAATGGAGAGATGTAAGATAATGGGTACTATACCAGGAACAGAGCCAACACTCAGGAAATGTTTGCTTTCCATGAAATAGCAAACATCCAAAGCCACAAGCTCTCTTTCCTGGAGGGGCAGGTACAGGTATACTcacatattaaaattataatgtcCAGGGTAATTGGTGTGTAGGACAAACTTCTTCACTTTGTGTGTATTCGCGTCAAAGAGGATGTCCTGGGATAGAAAACAAGGATGCCCAAGTGGGGATGCCCTTGGGGAACAGCTTTCTCCCAAATAACAATCAAGGGGACAGCTGAGGCTGAGTGTGAAGTGATGATGACATACACCGAACCATCTACAGGCCACCTCATTCCAAACCTTGTACCAGTAGGCCCAAAAGGCACAAGGGGCTACAGCTCCCACTGCTTGGGAACTCAAACACAGTCAGGGATATCTTTCCTGACCAAAAACACCTGATAAAAAAATGTAACCGAATGCTtacttcggcagcacatatactaaagtTGGAACGATACAGAAAAGATTAGCgtggcccctgcacaaggatgacatgcaaattcgtgaagtgttccatatttttttaaagatgttaaaaaaaaaaaaaaaagtaaccaagcACAGATTTTGGCTTACAGGCTAACAAGAAGATTCAGAGGCCACCTGACTCTCAAGGGACTCAAGGCATCTGGCTATTCTGAATGCCATGACCTGCCAGACCCTTCTGGCTTCCACAGGCCCTCTCTGTGGGAGTCAGCAACCCTTGGAACTGAAGTAAAGGCTAGCCTCTAGCCAGGACTCAGATCTGGATTTGACACTGCCTATCAAACACCTCTTCGTACCCTGCCACACCCTTCTCAGGTTCACATCCTGTCAGCTGTTCTGCCTGAGACCCCAGGGTTACCCCTGACTCCAGCCATCCACCAATAGCCACACCATGTCCCATCAGGGCTGGTCCATTCGCTCCATCTTCCCTGACACCTATCATCACTGGCCCTTGAACTCAAAAAGAGGTtcagcttgggacttccctggtggcgcagtggttaagactccacgctcccaatgcagggggcccgggtttgatccctggtcagggaactagatctcacatgcatgctgcaactaaggagcctgcctgccaaaactaaggagccagtgagccccaactaaggagcacatgtgctgcaactaaaggagctggcgagctgcaactaaggagtctgcctgctgcagctaagacccggtgcaaccaaataaataaaataaatattaaaaaaaaaaaaaagaggttcagCTTACAACAGTGCCATTCCCTCCAGCCACCATCCTACCCTCAAGAGTTTATGATCCCATTGCCTCTCCCCTGCTACTCCTGGCTCCTCTCTGGTCTTTTCCACACTGGCAGACCCAGTCCTCCTCCTTTCACCCTCTCTGGAGTATACCATTTCTTTACTGCTTCAGGGCCTCAGGCCCTAGAAAGCTGAACGGTTAGAAAACCCAATATCCAGGCTAGCCCTGCCCTCTGAGCTCTATCCTGCTGGTGCAGTTTCTTTACACTATcatttctctcacacacacatctaCCAGCTGGACTGTCAGCACCGATGGCCACAGCTCCATTCAGCACCGTATGTCCAGAGCACAGGGCCGCAGCAGTGCCTCTAGGGTGATCCCCTAAAAATACACAAGCACACTCCCAGACTTTAAGCCTtttttgtttgcctgttttttgGCTCCAGAAGAGGGTCCTATGCTCTACAAAACAGCAGTTCCCAAAACATCTTAACCTGAATGACTCCTGCAGCCTCTACTTGTGGATCATGTTTCCCTCAGAAAAGAAATCAAGACATACCAGAGAACCCAGTGTTTCTCAGCAACGGTGGTGACAGGAAAGGTCTACTTTGGGGGTACCAATGCCAATGCAAGATGACCCTGGTAAAGCCAGCTAGGGCTAGGTTTCCTGCAGCCAGGCATGGTTAAAGCTGCATGTATGCACACAGGTATGCCCAGGGGCACTGCACACTCCCACAGAAATGGAACGCTTCTCTAAGGAATCACAACTTACCACTCCGAGAGTGAAGTAGTTAAAAAAGTAGTCATTGCACTTCGATGGAACTTGCTTATGAGGAGAAGGAGAATGAATCTTCATCtgttggggaaaaaataacaatgaattgAAATCCAACCCCTTAATACATTTAATTCTTGGATTAAATGAGTCTACAAACTGTGTTTCTTGTATAACATTAATCTGTTGGGGAAGCAAGAGTGTGGGAGTCCCACATGATGGTGCCGAACAACCCAGCCAGCTTTGGTTGACTATAGACTGCGCCCTGGTCTCCAAGGAAAGGCAGAACAATCTGACCAACAGGGGTCAGAAAAGAGCTGTCAATTTACTTTTCCATCAGCTTTAATAGAGCAGGTCCTATGGGAAAACAGCAGTTTACATTTACTCAATATTAAGTTAAagttgattgaaaaaaaaaagagagagagacaccacCTATTCACTTTATAAACACATTTTCCCTACCTTGTCTTCTGACTTGTAGAAGACCTTGTGTGGAGAGCCAAGCATGCTAAGAACATCTTGGCAGGAATCGCCAAAATACACTGAGCGTTCAAATACCCGCATCTTGGCATCTGCTAATAAGCCGGGTCCACAACCTGGAAAGAACAAGGTACAGGTGGTCAGGTTCCCAGTCAGCGCCTGTGACCCTGCAGCCCAGGGTCCTGGGAGCCCTAGAGAGGCCAGTGGCTGCATGCTGCATTATCAGGTTTGGCTGAGGGGCAAGACTGCATGTAAGCAGAAGTACCAGGTCACCAGGATTTGAGATGCTAGAAGAGATCACTATCTACTCAAAACAATGCGAGAGATTCACTCAATCCCACAAAAGTGATACAGAGCTCTGGAAAAGTCATTCACTGACTCAGCAAATATTCAGTCATTGACACCATGGGCTAGGACACTTTGCTAGATGCTGAGGAAACAATGGTGAGCAGAACAGGTGCAGTCTCTGCCCACACTGGAGCTTATGGCATGAAGATTCCAATCAGACCATCACACAACCGTGGTACAATAAACAGCAGCACAGGTGCTACGGAAATATATAAATGGGTGCTATTATCTCTTGCCACTTTCTAGGTCCTGACAAGATACAAGGATTTACGTTAAGAAGtacttctcggggcttccctggtggcgcagtggttaagaatctgcctgccaatgcaggggacacgggttcaagccctggtccgggaagatcccacatgcctcagagcaactaagcccgtgagccacaactactgagcctgcgctctagagcccacaagccacaactactaagcccacgggccacatctactgaagcctgtgctctagagcctgtgctctgcaacaagagaagccaccgtgatgagaagcccgcacactgcaactagagaaagcccacgtgcagcaatgaagacccaacacaaccaaaaataataaataaaatatattaaaaaaaaaaaaaaagaagtacttcTCAATGGTAACCCCCAACCTGAGACTGGACCTGAAGATCACTCTATAAAAGAGCCAAGAGCAAAGCACACACTAACTTTTAATTCCCTAATTCTACAAACACCAGACCCACTAACACTCAAAAGAGACAAACCAGGCaagtgggagaaagaaaaaaacctgatttGCCAGAAGTTTCTT
This region of Balaenoptera acutorostrata chromosome 19, mBalAcu1.1, whole genome shotgun sequence genomic DNA includes:
- the B3GNT9 gene encoding UDP-GlcNAc:betaGal beta-1,3-N-acetylglucosaminyltransferase 9, which codes for MRRRLRLRGEASLTLLLGAALGLLLYAQRDGAAPTTSAPGAQGRAAPGPTPGLRVFQAPDAGAAPPAYEEDTPEPPTPTGPFDFGRYLRAKDQRRFPLLINQPHKCRGNGAPPGGPDLLIAVKSVAADFERRQAVRQTWGAEGRVQGALVRRVFLLGVPRGAGTDGADAEGAGTRTHWSALLRAESRAYADILLWAFDDTFFNLTLKEIHFLAWASAYCPDVRFVFKGDADVFVHVGNLLEFLAPRDPEQDLLAGDVIVQARPIRVRASKYYIPEAVYGLPAYPAYAGGGGFVLSGATLRRLAGACSQVELFPIDDVFLGMCLQRLRLTPEPHPAFRTFGIPRPSAAPHLRTFDPCFYRELVVVHGLSAADIWLMWHLLHRPHGPACARPWPVAAGPFQWGP